A window from Streptomyces sp. NBC_00271 encodes these proteins:
- a CDS encoding MerR family transcriptional regulator has protein sequence MNDEPVRVAYRIEDLSHHSGATVRTIRAYQDRGLLPRPERRGRANVYADAHLARLRQIADLLDRGYTLASIKELLEAWDAGRGLGGILGLVAEVDGPWTDEEAVRMSRAELDERFGGSPDDAAVAEAVELGVLERVPGEGEVYLVPSPQELAVAVELYAAGVPLSAISGHLRELRGKVEHIAARFLEFTTEHVFARYLGEHPPSDAEAAEAASLVRRLRPLAQQTVDAELARAMRLFATRHLRERLGAGPSQVATDETRSVQLPVATMRAVETLVGSGQVAAFVVASVEREVQARTLDHLTSNYNNHNAVGETP, from the coding sequence GTGAACGACGAGCCGGTCCGGGTCGCGTACCGCATCGAGGATCTGTCGCATCACAGCGGCGCCACGGTCCGGACGATCCGCGCCTACCAGGACCGCGGGCTGCTCCCCCGCCCCGAGCGGCGCGGTCGCGCCAACGTGTACGCGGACGCGCATCTGGCCCGGCTGCGGCAGATCGCCGACCTTCTGGACCGCGGCTACACCCTGGCCTCCATCAAGGAACTCCTGGAGGCCTGGGACGCGGGCCGGGGGCTGGGCGGGATCCTCGGGCTGGTCGCGGAGGTCGACGGACCGTGGACCGACGAGGAGGCCGTGCGCATGTCGCGGGCCGAGCTGGACGAGCGGTTCGGTGGCAGTCCGGACGACGCGGCGGTGGCGGAGGCGGTGGAGCTCGGAGTGCTGGAGCGCGTCCCCGGCGAGGGCGAGGTCTACCTGGTCCCGAGCCCCCAAGAGCTCGCCGTGGCAGTGGAGTTGTACGCGGCGGGCGTTCCGCTGTCCGCGATCTCGGGCCATCTGCGGGAGTTGAGGGGCAAGGTCGAGCACATCGCCGCGCGTTTCCTGGAGTTCACGACCGAGCACGTCTTCGCGCGCTATCTCGGTGAGCATCCGCCGAGTGACGCGGAAGCGGCCGAGGCGGCCTCCCTGGTACGCCGTCTGCGACCGCTCGCGCAGCAGACGGTGGACGCGGAACTGGCCCGCGCCATGCGGCTGTTCGCGACGCGACACCTGCGTGAACGTCTTGGGGCGGGGCCGTCCCAAGTCGCTACGGACGAGACGCGTTCCGTTCAGCTCCCGGTCGCCACAATGCGGGCCGTGGAGACCCTGGTTGGTTCCGGGCAGGTGGCGGCCTTCGTCGTGGCTTCCGTCGAACGAGAGGTCCAGGCCAGGACGTTGGACCATCTCACCTCAAATTACAACAATCACAATGCTGTTGGTGAAACACCCTAA
- a CDS encoding ABC transporter permease — protein MAVEQSLTPRGEQTRIHDIGYRHYEGPRLGRAYARRSLYSQSLRGSYGLGRSVKSKVLPMLLFVVMCVPALIMVAVAVATKAKALPVDYTRYAVIMQAVIGLYVASQGPQSVSRDLRFKTVPLYFSRPIETVDYVRAKYAALASALFVLTAAPLIVLYVGALLAKLDFADQTKGFGQGLVSVALLSLLFAGIGLVISSITPRRGFGIAAVIAALTISYGAVSTVQAIAFEQSSSSAVPWLGLFSPITLIDGVQTAFLGATSAFPGGEGPSSGQGVVYLVVVLGLIAGSYGLLMRRYRKVGL, from the coding sequence ATGGCAGTTGAGCAGTCCCTCACCCCCCGCGGTGAGCAGACCCGGATCCACGACATCGGCTACCGCCACTACGAAGGCCCGCGCCTGGGCCGCGCCTACGCCCGCCGCTCGCTGTACTCGCAGTCCCTGCGCGGCTCCTACGGCCTGGGCCGCTCGGTCAAGTCCAAGGTGCTGCCGATGCTGCTCTTCGTGGTGATGTGCGTTCCCGCACTCATCATGGTGGCCGTCGCGGTCGCCACCAAGGCGAAGGCCCTGCCGGTCGACTACACGCGCTACGCGGTCATCATGCAGGCCGTCATCGGCCTGTACGTCGCCTCCCAGGGACCGCAGTCCGTCTCGCGCGACCTGCGCTTCAAGACCGTGCCGCTGTACTTCTCACGCCCCATCGAGACCGTCGACTACGTACGCGCCAAGTACGCGGCGCTGGCCTCGGCGCTGTTCGTCCTGACGGCCGCGCCGCTGATCGTGCTCTACGTAGGGGCGCTTCTGGCGAAGCTCGACTTCGCCGACCAGACGAAGGGCTTCGGACAGGGACTGGTCTCCGTGGCGCTGCTGTCGCTTCTCTTCGCCGGGATCGGCCTGGTCATCTCGTCGATCACCCCGCGCCGCGGCTTCGGCATCGCGGCCGTCATCGCGGCGCTGACCATCTCCTACGGAGCCGTGTCGACCGTCCAGGCCATCGCCTTCGAGCAGTCCAGTTCCTCGGCCGTGCCCTGGCTCGGCCTCTTCTCTCCCATCACGCTCATCGACGGGGTGCAGACGGCCTTCCTCGGCGCCACCTCCGCCTTCCCCGGCGGGGAGGGCCCCTCGTCCGGACAGGGAGTCGTCTACCTCGTCGTCGTCCTGGGGCTCATCGCGGGCTCCTACGGCCTCCTGATGCGCCGCTACCGAAAGGTCGGGCTGTGA
- a CDS encoding HAD family hydrolase: MTAAAGSTGSTGPTGSTGPTGSFPYKLVATDLDGTLLRSDETVSERTREALAAVTAAGAAHIVVTGRAVPWTRHILDDLGYEGLAVCGQGAQVYDAGEHRLLTSVTLDRQLAGLALAKIEAEVGPLLLAASRDGLDGEVLVGPGYRRQDGSLPVVPIRDATDLWSAPLNKVYVQHPTLSDDELAAVAAKVAGGLVGVTMAGAGIVELLPLGLSKATGLSLAARRLGVKAADTIAFGDMPNDIPMFAWAAHGAAMANAHDELKAVADEVTSSNEEDGIAVVLERLLG; encoded by the coding sequence GTGACCGCCGCCGCCGGGTCGACCGGATCCACCGGTCCGACCGGTTCCACGGGTCCGACCGGATCGTTCCCCTACAAGCTCGTCGCGACCGATCTCGACGGCACGCTGCTGCGTTCCGACGAGACGGTCTCGGAGCGCACGCGTGAGGCACTCGCCGCGGTGACCGCGGCGGGCGCCGCGCACATCGTCGTCACCGGGCGCGCGGTGCCCTGGACCCGGCACATCCTCGACGACCTCGGCTACGAGGGCCTCGCGGTGTGCGGCCAGGGCGCACAGGTGTACGACGCGGGGGAGCACCGGCTGCTCACCTCGGTGACGCTGGACCGGCAGCTGGCCGGGCTCGCGCTCGCCAAGATCGAGGCGGAGGTCGGCCCGCTGCTGCTGGCCGCGAGCCGCGACGGGCTCGACGGCGAGGTGCTGGTCGGCCCCGGCTACCGCAGGCAGGACGGCTCGCTCCCGGTCGTCCCGATCAGGGACGCGACGGACCTCTGGTCGGCCCCTCTGAACAAGGTGTACGTGCAGCACCCCACGCTCTCCGACGACGAACTGGCCGCGGTGGCCGCCAAGGTCGCGGGCGGCCTGGTCGGCGTCACCATGGCGGGCGCGGGGATAGTGGAACTCCTTCCCCTCGGCCTCTCCAAGGCCACGGGGCTGTCCCTCGCCGCCCGTCGGCTCGGTGTGAAGGCCGCGGACACGATCGCCTTCGGTGACATGCCCAACGACATCCCGATGTTCGCCTGGGCGGCCCACGGCGCGGCGATGGCGAACGCCCACGACGAGCTCAAGGCTGTCGCGGACGAGGTGACGTCCTCGAACGAGGAGGACGGCATCGCGGTGGTGCTGGAGCGGTTGCTGGGATAG
- a CDS encoding LLM class flavin-dependent oxidoreductase: MSLRLSTVILPYLRWHEGGRAAWQRAEQLGFHTAFTYDHLSWRTFRDGPWFGAVPTLTAAAAATDRLRLGTLVTSPNFRHPVTLAKELISLDDISNGRITLGIGAGGNGFDATTLLKSGQEPWTPRERADRFGEFVPLLDRLLTEDSVSSDGDFYSAHEARNIPGCVQRPRLPFAVAATGPRGMKLAARHGQAWVTTGDPKLYETGTPEQSVQAIHGQVEKLAAACAAVGRDVSELDKILLTGFTPDRGRPLESLDAFVDFAGRHAELGFTDIVIHWPIPDSDFAADEKVFERIAMEAPAQLA; the protein is encoded by the coding sequence ATGAGTCTGCGTCTGAGCACTGTGATCCTGCCGTACCTCCGCTGGCACGAGGGCGGGCGTGCCGCCTGGCAGCGTGCGGAGCAGCTCGGCTTCCACACCGCGTTCACGTACGACCACCTGTCGTGGCGGACCTTCCGGGACGGCCCCTGGTTCGGTGCCGTGCCCACGCTCACCGCCGCGGCCGCCGCCACCGACCGGCTCCGTCTGGGCACGCTCGTGACCTCGCCGAACTTCCGGCACCCGGTGACCCTCGCCAAGGAACTGATCTCCCTCGACGACATCTCGAACGGCCGGATCACCCTGGGCATCGGCGCCGGCGGCAACGGATTCGACGCCACGACACTTCTGAAGAGCGGCCAGGAGCCCTGGACCCCGCGCGAGCGCGCCGACCGCTTCGGCGAGTTCGTACCGCTGCTCGACCGCCTCCTCACCGAGGACTCGGTCTCCTCCGACGGCGACTTCTACTCGGCACACGAGGCGCGCAACATCCCGGGCTGTGTCCAGCGGCCCCGACTGCCCTTCGCGGTGGCCGCCACCGGCCCGCGCGGCATGAAGCTCGCCGCCCGCCACGGACAGGCCTGGGTGACGACCGGCGACCCCAAGTTGTACGAAACGGGCACCCCTGAACAGTCGGTTCAGGCCATTCACGGACAGGTGGAGAAGCTGGCCGCCGCCTGCGCCGCGGTCGGCCGTGACGTGTCCGAACTCGACAAGATCCTGCTCACCGGCTTCACCCCGGACCGTGGCCGTCCGCTGGAGTCCCTCGACGCGTTCGTCGACTTCGCGGGCCGGCACGCGGAGCTGGGCTTCACCGACATCGTGATCCACTGGCCCATCCCCGACTCGGACTTCGCCGCGGACGAGAAGGTCTTCGAGCGCATCGCCATGGAGGCCCCGGCGCAGCTGGCCTGA
- a CDS encoding ABC transporter ATP-binding protein → MIATESLSKRYPRVTALDRLSVDVGPGVTGLVGANGAGKSTLIKILLGLSPATEGRAEVLGLDVATQGGAIRERVGYMPEHDCLPPDVSATEFVVHMARMSGLPPAAARERTADTLRHVGLYEERYRPIGGYSTGMKQRVKLAQALVHDPQLVFLDEPTNGLDPVGRDEMLGLIRRIHTEFGISVLVTSHLLGELERTCDHVVVVDGGKLLRSSSTTDFTQTTTTLAIEVTDTDEHPDGTSAVREALHARGVETHDGSGLPGAGHILLLTAEGEETYDLVRDIVADLGLGLIRMEQRRHHIAEVFREEQTGGTDVQGVRKEAVGHGS, encoded by the coding sequence GTGATCGCGACCGAAAGCCTGAGCAAGCGGTACCCACGGGTGACCGCTCTTGACCGGCTCTCCGTGGACGTCGGACCCGGTGTGACCGGACTCGTCGGAGCCAACGGAGCCGGCAAGTCCACACTGATCAAGATCCTGCTGGGTCTCTCCCCCGCCACCGAGGGCCGCGCCGAAGTGCTCGGACTCGATGTCGCCACCCAAGGCGGCGCCATCCGCGAGCGGGTCGGGTACATGCCCGAGCACGACTGCCTGCCCCCCGACGTCTCGGCCACCGAGTTCGTCGTCCACATGGCGCGCATGTCCGGGCTCCCGCCGGCCGCGGCCCGCGAGCGCACCGCGGACACCCTGCGCCACGTCGGACTGTACGAGGAGCGCTACCGCCCCATCGGTGGCTACTCGACGGGCATGAAGCAGCGCGTCAAGCTCGCGCAGGCCCTCGTCCACGACCCCCAGCTGGTCTTCCTCGACGAGCCGACCAACGGCCTCGACCCGGTCGGCCGCGACGAGATGCTCGGCCTGATCCGCCGTATCCACACCGAGTTCGGGATCTCGGTCCTGGTCACCTCGCACCTGCTGGGCGAGCTGGAGCGCACCTGCGACCACGTCGTGGTCGTCGACGGCGGCAAGCTGCTGCGGTCCAGCTCCACCACGGACTTCACCCAGACCACGACGACCCTCGCCATCGAGGTCACCGACACCGACGAGCACCCGGACGGCACCAGCGCGGTCCGCGAGGCGCTCCACGCGCGCGGGGTCGAGACCCACGACGGCAGCGGGCTGCCGGGCGCCGGCCACATCCTGCTGCTGACCGCCGAGGGCGAGGAGACCTACGACCTCGTCCGCGACATCGTCGCCGACCTAGGCCTCGGCCTGATCCGGATGGAACAGCGCCGGCACCACATCGCGGAGGTCTTCCGCGAGGAACAGACGGGCGGGACGGACGTGCAGGGCGTACGGAAGGAGGCAGTGGGCCATGGCAGTTGA
- a CDS encoding SDR family oxidoreductase — protein MTLEGARERRVRTGGIELCVAELGDRARPTVVLVHGYPDSKEVWSEVATRLAERFHVVLYDVRGHGGSTAPQPLRGGFTLEKLTDDFLAVVDAVSPDRPVHLVGHDWGSVQSWEFVTVARTQGRIASFTSMSGPSLDHFGHWIKRRVRRPTPRRVGQLLGQGAKSWYVYLLHTPVLPELAWRGPLGKQWPKILRRVEKVPAGDYPTSSLPTDAAHGAWLYRDNVRARLSRPRPDAYAHAPVQLVTPLGDGFLSERLYDDLEEWAPQLVRRTLPDKHWIPRTRPDQLASWITDFVHANEAGVPLRDTIGSGRYADRFGGQLVLVTGAGSGIGRATALAFAQAGARVVAVDRDAEGAARTAEMSRLIGSPEAWAETVDVSDEQAMEKLAERVAGEYGVVDVLVNNAGIGLSGSFFDTTPEDWKKVLDVNLWGVIHGCRLFGRQMAERGQGGHIVNTASAAAYLPSKALPAYSTSKAAVLMLSECLRAELAGQGIGVSAICPGFVNTNITSTAHFAGVDASEEKRRQKKSARLYGLRNYPPEKVADAILRAVVRNQAVVPVTPEARGGRLMSRLAPRALRAIARMEPPL, from the coding sequence GTGACTCTCGAAGGCGCGCGCGAGCGCCGGGTGCGGACGGGCGGGATCGAGCTGTGCGTCGCCGAGCTGGGCGATCGGGCGAGGCCCACGGTGGTGCTCGTGCACGGCTATCCGGACTCCAAGGAGGTGTGGTCCGAGGTCGCGACCCGCCTCGCGGAGCGTTTCCACGTGGTGCTGTACGACGTCCGTGGCCACGGCGGATCGACGGCCCCGCAGCCACTGCGGGGCGGGTTCACCCTGGAGAAGCTGACGGACGACTTCCTGGCCGTCGTCGACGCGGTGAGCCCCGACCGCCCGGTGCACCTGGTGGGGCACGACTGGGGTTCGGTGCAGTCCTGGGAGTTCGTCACGGTCGCGCGCACCCAGGGCCGGATCGCCTCCTTCACCTCCATGTCCGGGCCGTCCCTCGACCACTTCGGCCACTGGATCAAGCGGCGTGTGCGGCGGCCCACCCCGCGCCGGGTCGGCCAGCTCCTCGGCCAGGGCGCCAAGTCCTGGTACGTGTATCTGCTGCACACGCCCGTGCTGCCGGAGCTCGCCTGGCGCGGCCCCCTCGGCAAGCAGTGGCCGAAGATCCTGCGGCGGGTCGAGAAGGTGCCCGCGGGCGACTATCCGACCTCCTCGCTGCCGACGGACGCGGCGCACGGCGCATGGCTGTACCGCGACAACGTACGGGCCCGGCTGAGCAGGCCACGCCCGGACGCCTACGCGCACGCGCCCGTGCAGCTCGTCACGCCCCTGGGGGACGGGTTCCTCTCCGAGCGGCTCTACGACGACCTGGAGGAGTGGGCCCCGCAGCTGGTGCGTCGCACCCTCCCGGACAAACACTGGATCCCGCGTACGCGGCCCGACCAACTGGCCTCCTGGATCACGGACTTCGTGCACGCCAACGAGGCCGGCGTGCCGCTGCGGGACACCATCGGCTCGGGCAGGTACGCCGACCGGTTCGGCGGGCAGCTCGTGCTGGTCACCGGCGCGGGCAGCGGCATCGGGCGGGCCACCGCCCTGGCGTTCGCCCAGGCCGGCGCGCGCGTGGTGGCCGTCGACCGGGACGCGGAGGGCGCGGCGCGCACGGCGGAGATGTCCCGGCTGATCGGCTCCCCCGAAGCGTGGGCCGAGACGGTCGACGTCTCCGACGAGCAGGCCATGGAGAAGCTCGCCGAAAGGGTCGCCGGCGAGTACGGCGTGGTGGACGTGCTGGTGAACAACGCCGGGATCGGACTGTCCGGGTCCTTCTTCGACACGACTCCGGAGGACTGGAAGAAGGTTCTCGACGTCAATCTGTGGGGCGTGATCCACGGCTGCCGGCTCTTCGGCAGGCAGATGGCCGAGCGTGGGCAGGGCGGCCACATCGTCAACACCGCGTCGGCGGCGGCGTACCTGCCCTCGAAGGCGCTGCCCGCCTACAGCACCTCGAAGGCGGCCGTGCTGATGCTCAGCGAGTGCCTGCGCGCGGAGTTGGCCGGGCAGGGCATCGGCGTCTCGGCGATCTGCCCGGGTTTCGTGAACACGAACATCACCTCGACCGCGCACTTCGCCGGGGTGGACGCGAGCGAGGAGAAGCGCCGCCAGAAGAAGTCGGCGCGGCTGTACGGGCTGCGCAACTACCCGCCGGAGAAGGTGGCCGACGCGATCCTGCGCGCGGTCGTCCGCAACCAGGCGGTCGTGCCCGTCACCCCCGAGGCGCGCGGTGGCCGCCTGATGTCCCGGCTGGCGCCGAGGGCGCTTCGCGCGATCGCGCGGATGGAGCCACCGCTGTGA
- a CDS encoding RNA 2'-phosphotransferase — translation MDERRTVKVSKYLSKHLRHQPERIGLTLGEGGWVEIDTLIAAAAEHGFRITREELDHVVATNDKRRFAVEGTRIRASQGHSVEVDLGLPPATPPDYLYHGTVAQNLDAIRAEGLRPMNRHDVHLSPDRETATRVGARRGRPVVLGVDAAAMHRDGHAFRVSANGVWLTEAVPPKYLRFPGPH, via the coding sequence ATGGATGAAAGACGCACCGTGAAGGTGTCGAAGTACCTCTCGAAGCATCTGCGGCATCAGCCCGAGCGGATCGGGCTCACGCTCGGCGAGGGAGGCTGGGTCGAGATCGACACGCTGATCGCGGCAGCGGCGGAGCACGGCTTCCGGATCACCCGCGAGGAGCTCGACCATGTGGTGGCCACGAACGACAAGCGGCGCTTCGCCGTGGAGGGCACCCGCATCCGCGCCAGCCAGGGCCACTCCGTCGAGGTCGACCTCGGACTGCCCCCGGCGACTCCGCCCGATTACCTCTACCACGGGACCGTCGCCCAAAATCTGGACGCGATCCGGGCCGAGGGCCTGCGGCCCATGAACCGGCACGACGTGCATCTCTCGCCCGACCGCGAGACCGCCACCCGCGTCGGCGCCCGCCGCGGCCGGCCCGTCGTGCTCGGCGTGGACGCCGCCGCCATGCACCGCGACGGCCATGCCTTCCGGGTCAGCGCGAACGGGGTGTGGCTCACCGAGGCCGTACCGCCGAAGTACCTGCGCTTCCCCGGCCCACACTGA
- a CDS encoding SGM_3592 family protein, producing MAEPQGEGQRETEDVWDDLVLDESFIRSAETTEPSARARMLAARWREGGPDPQPWRSDEPPAGWFFSKARRRRWRRR from the coding sequence ATGGCGGAACCGCAAGGTGAGGGACAGAGGGAGACCGAGGACGTCTGGGACGACCTCGTACTGGACGAGAGCTTCATACGCTCGGCGGAGACGACCGAACCGTCCGCCCGCGCCCGTATGCTCGCCGCCCGCTGGCGCGAGGGGGGACCCGACCCGCAGCCCTGGCGCTCCGACGAGCCGCCCGCGGGGTGGTTCTTCAGCAAGGCACGTCGGCGCAGGTGGCGCCGCCGATAA
- a CDS encoding ABC transporter permease produces MYDPTVARLTYRALLGRRRALILCALPVLLIVISAAVRSFAGADDQVASDLLGGFALATMVPIIGVIAGTGAIGPEIDDGSVVYLLAKPLKRPTIIFTKLIVAIAVTMAFSALPTFIAGMILNGNGQQVAVAYTVAALVASIAYAALFLLLGTVTRHAVVFGLVYALVWEALFGSLVSGARTLSVQQWALAVGHKVTGGDLVTSDVGLPTATVLLVLVTVLATWYAGQRLRSLTLAGEE; encoded by the coding sequence ATGTACGACCCCACAGTCGCCCGGCTCACCTATCGAGCCCTGCTCGGCCGCCGCCGGGCCCTCATCCTCTGTGCGCTGCCCGTCCTGCTCATCGTGATCTCCGCGGCCGTCCGCAGCTTCGCCGGAGCCGACGACCAGGTGGCATCGGACCTGCTCGGCGGCTTCGCGCTCGCCACGATGGTGCCGATCATCGGCGTCATCGCCGGCACCGGCGCGATCGGCCCCGAGATCGACGACGGCTCGGTGGTGTATCTGCTGGCCAAGCCCCTGAAGCGGCCGACGATCATCTTCACCAAGCTGATCGTCGCGATCGCCGTCACCATGGCGTTCTCCGCCCTGCCGACGTTCATCGCGGGCATGATCCTGAACGGCAACGGCCAGCAGGTCGCCGTCGCCTACACCGTGGCGGCGCTGGTCGCCTCGATCGCGTACGCCGCGCTGTTCCTGCTGCTCGGGACGGTCACCCGGCACGCGGTGGTGTTCGGGCTCGTCTACGCGCTGGTCTGGGAGGCCCTGTTCGGGTCGCTGGTGTCCGGCGCGCGCACGCTCAGCGTCCAGCAGTGGGCGCTCGCCGTGGGCCACAAGGTCACCGGCGGCGACCTCGTCACCTCGGACGTGGGCCTGCCCACCGCGACGGTGCTCCTGGTCCTGGTCACCGTGCTCGCCACCTGGTACGCCGGGCAGCGGCTGCGGTCGCTGACGCTGGCCGGCGAGGAGTGA
- the serS gene encoding serine--tRNA ligase, which yields MIDLRLLREDPDRVRASQRARGEDVALVDSLLSADERRRSSGVRFDELRSEQKALGKLIPKASGDEKAELLKKAGELAAAVKTADAEQHEADEETKRLLLQLGNLVHPDVPVGGEEDFVVLETHGTIRDFGAEGFEPKDHLELGEALGAIDVERGAKVSGSRFYYLTGVGALLELALVNAAIAQATEAGFIPMLTPALVRPRAMEGTGFLGQAAENVYHLEKDDYYLVGTSEVPLAAYHMDEILDADQLPMRYAGFSPCFRREAGTYGKDTRGIFRVHQFDKVEMFSYVDPADAENEHKRLLDWEKQWLTGLELPFQVIDVASGDLGSSASRKFDCEAWIPTQGKYRELTSASNCDGFQARRLSVRMRDGKKVQPLATLNGTLCAVPRTIVAILENHQLADGSVRVPEVLRPYLGGREVLEPISK from the coding sequence GTGATTGACCTTCGCCTGCTCCGTGAGGACCCCGACCGTGTTCGCGCCTCCCAGCGCGCCCGTGGAGAGGACGTCGCCCTCGTCGACTCCCTCCTCTCCGCCGACGAGCGGCGCAGGTCGTCCGGCGTCCGCTTCGACGAGCTCCGATCCGAGCAGAAGGCGCTCGGAAAGCTGATCCCCAAGGCATCCGGCGACGAGAAGGCCGAGCTGCTGAAGAAGGCCGGGGAGCTCGCCGCCGCCGTCAAGACCGCCGACGCCGAACAGCACGAGGCGGACGAGGAGACCAAGCGTCTGCTCCTCCAGCTCGGCAACCTGGTCCACCCGGACGTCCCGGTCGGCGGCGAGGAGGACTTCGTCGTCCTGGAGACGCACGGCACGATCCGCGACTTCGGTGCCGAGGGCTTCGAGCCCAAGGACCACCTGGAGCTCGGCGAGGCGCTCGGCGCCATCGACGTCGAGCGGGGCGCCAAGGTCTCCGGCTCGCGCTTCTACTACCTGACGGGTGTCGGCGCGCTCCTGGAGCTCGCCCTCGTCAACGCGGCGATCGCGCAGGCCACCGAGGCCGGCTTCATCCCGATGCTGACCCCGGCCCTGGTCCGCCCGCGCGCCATGGAGGGCACCGGCTTCCTCGGCCAGGCCGCGGAGAACGTGTACCACCTGGAGAAGGACGACTACTACCTGGTCGGCACCTCCGAGGTCCCGCTCGCGGCGTACCACATGGACGAGATCCTCGACGCCGACCAGCTCCCGATGCGCTACGCCGGCTTCTCGCCGTGCTTCCGCCGCGAGGCCGGCACCTACGGCAAGGACACCCGCGGCATCTTCCGTGTGCACCAGTTCGACAAGGTCGAGATGTTCTCGTACGTCGACCCCGCGGACGCGGAGAACGAGCACAAGCGGCTCCTGGACTGGGAGAAGCAGTGGCTGACCGGCCTCGAGCTGCCCTTCCAGGTCATCGACGTGGCCTCGGGCGACCTCGGTTCCTCCGCGTCCCGCAAGTTCGACTGCGAGGCGTGGATCCCGACCCAGGGCAAGTACCGCGAGCTGACCTCGGCCTCGAACTGTGACGGCTTCCAGGCCCGCCGCCTGTCCGTGCGCATGCGCGACGGCAAGAAGGTCCAGCCGCTCGCCACGCTGAACGGCACGCTGTGCGCCGTCCCGCGCACGATCGTGGCGATCCTGGAGAACCACCAGCTGGCCGACGGCTCCGTGCGGGTGCCCGAGGTGCTGCGTCCTTACCTGGGCGGCCGTGAGGTTCTGGAGCCGATCTCCAAGTGA
- a CDS encoding ABC transporter ATP-binding protein, with the protein MTTLNIDHVSRWFGNVVAVNDITMTIGPGVTGLLGPNGAGKSTLINMMGGFLAPSTGTVTLDGRQVWRNEQIYKHIGIVPEREAMYDFLTGQEFVVANAELHGLGAKAAQRALATVEMEYAQDRKISTYSKGMRQRVKMASALVHDPSLLLLDEPFNGMDPRQRMQLMDLLRRMGDEGRTVLFSSHILEEVEQLAAHIEVIVAGRHAASGDFRRIRRLMTDRPHRYLVRSSDDRVLAAALIADPSTSGIEVDLAEGALRIQAVDFGRFTALLPRVAREHGIRLLTVSPSDESLESVFSYLVAA; encoded by the coding sequence GTGACCACGCTCAACATCGACCATGTCTCGCGCTGGTTCGGCAACGTGGTGGCGGTCAACGACATCACGATGACGATCGGCCCGGGCGTCACCGGCCTGCTCGGCCCGAACGGCGCCGGGAAGTCCACCCTCATCAACATGATGGGCGGCTTCCTCGCCCCCTCCACCGGCACCGTCACCCTCGACGGCCGACAGGTCTGGCGCAATGAACAGATCTACAAGCACATCGGCATCGTCCCGGAGCGCGAGGCGATGTACGACTTCCTCACGGGCCAGGAATTCGTCGTAGCCAACGCCGAGTTGCACGGCCTTGGAGCGAAGGCCGCCCAGCGGGCGCTCGCCACGGTCGAGATGGAGTACGCGCAGGACCGCAAGATCTCGACGTACTCCAAGGGCATGCGGCAGCGCGTGAAGATGGCCTCCGCGCTCGTCCACGACCCGTCCCTGCTGCTGCTCGACGAGCCCTTCAACGGCATGGACCCGCGCCAGCGCATGCAGCTCATGGACCTGTTGCGCCGCATGGGCGACGAGGGCCGCACGGTGCTGTTCTCGTCCCACATCCTCGAAGAGGTCGAACAGCTCGCCGCCCACATCGAGGTGATCGTCGCCGGACGGCACGCGGCCAGTGGCGACTTCCGCCGCATCCGGCGCCTGATGACCGACCGCCCGCACCGCTACCTGGTGCGCTCCAGCGACGACCGGGTACTGGCCGCCGCGCTGATCGCCGATCCGTCGACGTCCGGCATCGAAGTGGACCTGGCCGAGGGCGCGTTGCGCATCCAGGCGGTCGACTTCGGCCGGTTCACGGCGCTGCTGCCGCGCGTCGCGCGCGAGCACGGCATCCGGCTGCTCACGGTCTCGCCGTCCGACGAGTCCCTCGAGTCCGTCTTCTCGTATCTCGTCGCGGCGTAG